A DNA window from Parabacteroides johnsonii DSM 18315 contains the following coding sequences:
- a CDS encoding TonB-dependent receptor, giving the protein MKKVICFFVCVLICIGFSVKAQVTTSALSGKIIDDQNEYVIGATVVAVHEPSGTMYGAVTNMDGRYTIQGMRTGGPYKVEISYVGYKKAVFTDIRLELGNTYILNATLYPNSEQLGEVIVTADAKANIGASENFSTGRIQGTPTVDRNIYDVVKNMPMAMISKNGGITFAGSNNRYNSFQIDGTVSNDVFGLAPSGTNGGQTNANPISMDAIQEIQVVVAPFDVRQSGFTGGGINAITKQGNNTYHASVYSYFTNEGLYGKYNAYKDNIKDKLTEQSTKTFGGTLSGPIIKDKLFFFANAENRKESYPSRFYAGYDEKGFSTDMAQKIADKYEEYTGIRESFGSRDVDQRAFNFLGRIDWNIDRNNKLAFRYQYNNSYDDIFSPSSTTYFFNGSGYRMKNKTNSFVAEWNSHWSDVLYNEFRAGVTTVRDERQVAYQGPNVKINGSDNSGTNNTTVNIGTEYSSGANALDQDIYTFEDNLSWYEGNHTFTFGTHNEIFRMKNLFIQAVTGSWEFGSMDAFLNDSPSKYVFKYTDPDVTGGNYRYTPIIKAGQFGFYAQDKWDVADNFSLTYGLRFDIPLLFNDPTVNHEFNEYAASKNIKERVGEMPGAKVMVSPRLGFRWYTDDSRTTLIRGGLGLFTGRVPFVWLSNAYNNTGVEQKGTTIFASGSTSAPSLGQYADDPIGAMNSQKGSPATPDIVTVSKDFKYPQVFRMNLALERVLPGDVKMTLEGLYSKTFNNVYFENLALSGNAKVYAVPGVETSATPYYSVDKKYFSITNLKNTNMGYTYSLSALFEKNFHFGLDLVASYTFGHSKSVYDGTSSVAYSNWKYNYAVDSNNPGLAYSMFDIPHRVMVSVGYRTPRYAKGFMATTVSLVYNGYVGQRYSLTMNESYYDAEKKKTVYIDYNGDGFGGNSLLYIPTEDELQKMDFKTEEDRQKFNEWIEGDSYAKKHRGAYAMRNSNSAPWENRVDLHVAQDIFVLKDRGSKFQVTFDVTNFANMLNKKWGTTYTAAYNVMPLQVIGNKKGEDGNYTNTYAYNSRNTITKNDILSRWHAQIGCKYIF; this is encoded by the coding sequence ATGAAAAAAGTTATCTGCTTTTTTGTATGTGTTTTGATATGCATAGGGTTCTCCGTGAAAGCTCAGGTGACAACTTCTGCACTGAGCGGAAAAATTATCGACGATCAAAATGAGTATGTGATAGGGGCTACGGTGGTGGCAGTACATGAACCGTCCGGAACCATGTATGGGGCGGTGACGAATATGGATGGCCGTTACACGATCCAGGGGATGCGTACCGGAGGTCCCTATAAAGTGGAAATTTCCTATGTCGGTTATAAAAAAGCTGTTTTTACGGATATCAGGCTGGAGCTGGGCAATACATATATCCTGAATGCAACCTTGTATCCCAATTCGGAGCAATTGGGCGAAGTGATTGTCACTGCTGATGCAAAAGCGAATATCGGTGCATCCGAAAATTTTTCTACAGGAAGGATACAGGGGACTCCGACAGTCGACCGTAATATATATGATGTCGTAAAGAATATGCCGATGGCCATGATTTCCAAAAACGGAGGGATCACGTTTGCCGGTTCCAATAACCGGTATAACAGTTTCCAGATCGACGGCACGGTGAGCAATGATGTTTTCGGACTGGCCCCGTCGGGTACAAACGGTGGTCAGACGAATGCCAACCCGATTTCGATGGATGCCATCCAGGAAATCCAAGTGGTGGTAGCTCCTTTCGATGTCCGCCAGAGCGGTTTTACCGGAGGGGGCATCAATGCAATTACCAAACAGGGAAACAACACATATCATGCATCGGTCTATTCCTATTTTACAAATGAAGGTCTTTACGGAAAATACAATGCTTATAAAGACAACATAAAAGATAAGTTGACGGAACAGTCCACAAAAACTTTTGGTGGGACATTGAGCGGTCCTATCATCAAAGACAAACTGTTCTTCTTTGCTAATGCCGAAAACCGCAAGGAATCTTACCCCTCGCGTTTTTATGCCGGATATGACGAGAAAGGTTTTTCTACCGATATGGCACAGAAAATCGCCGATAAGTATGAAGAATATACCGGAATCCGGGAGAGCTTCGGATCACGCGATGTAGATCAGAGGGCCTTTAATTTCTTAGGACGTATCGACTGGAATATCGACCGGAACAATAAACTGGCTTTCCGTTATCAGTATAATAACTCATACGATGACATTTTTAGCCCGTCGAGCACGACCTACTTTTTTAACGGGAGTGGTTACCGGATGAAAAATAAAACGAATTCGTTTGTGGCCGAGTGGAACTCCCATTGGAGCGATGTCTTGTATAACGAGTTTCGTGCAGGTGTTACGACAGTCCGGGATGAACGCCAGGTGGCTTACCAGGGACCGAACGTAAAGATTAACGGTAGTGATAACAGCGGAACAAACAATACGACGGTCAATATCGGTACGGAGTATTCTTCAGGAGCAAACGCCCTGGATCAGGATATTTACACATTTGAGGACAATCTTTCCTGGTATGAGGGAAATCATACTTTTACCTTCGGTACGCACAATGAAATCTTCCGGATGAAGAATCTCTTTATCCAGGCCGTTACCGGTTCCTGGGAGTTCGGTTCGATGGACGCATTCTTGAACGACAGTCCTTCTAAATATGTATTCAAGTATACGGACCCCGATGTGACGGGCGGTAACTATCGCTATACACCTATTATTAAAGCCGGTCAGTTCGGTTTCTATGCACAGGACAAATGGGATGTTGCCGATAATTTCTCACTGACTTACGGTTTACGTTTCGATATCCCTTTGTTGTTTAATGATCCGACAGTCAATCATGAGTTCAATGAATATGCCGCAAGCAAAAATATTAAGGAAAGAGTAGGAGAAATGCCCGGAGCCAAAGTGATGGTCTCTCCCCGTTTGGGATTCCGCTGGTATACGGATGACAGCCGGACTACCTTGATTCGTGGTGGACTGGGGCTGTTTACGGGACGTGTTCCTTTTGTATGGCTTTCCAATGCTTATAATAATACTGGGGTTGAGCAGAAAGGTACGACTATCTTTGCTTCCGGCTCGACTTCTGCCCCTTCGTTGGGACAATATGCGGATGACCCGATCGGTGCCATGAATTCCCAAAAGGGAAGTCCTGCGACTCCCGATATCGTGACCGTGTCCAAAGACTTTAAATATCCGCAGGTTTTCCGTATGAACTTAGCCTTGGAACGAGTCTTGCCCGGTGATGTGAAGATGACTTTGGAAGGGCTGTATTCCAAGACATTCAATAACGTATATTTCGAGAACCTGGCATTATCGGGCAATGCCAAAGTCTATGCCGTTCCGGGTGTGGAAACTTCCGCCACTCCTTATTACTCCGTAGACAAGAAGTATTTCAGCATTACCAATCTGAAAAATACGAATATGGGATATACCTATTCTCTGTCTGCGTTGTTTGAAAAGAATTTCCATTTCGGTTTGGATTTGGTTGCTTCTTATACGTTCGGGCATTCCAAATCGGTGTATGACGGAACCTCCTCTGTGGCTTATTCCAACTGGAAATATAATTATGCGGTAGATTCCAACAACCCCGGTCTGGCTTATTCCATGTTCGATATACCTCATCGTGTGATGGTTTCTGTCGGTTATCGTACCCCCCGCTATGCCAAAGGTTTTATGGCGACTACCGTCTCTCTTGTCTATAACGGCTACGTGGGACAGCGTTACAGTCTGACAATGAACGAATCCTACTACGATGCAGAGAAAAAGAAAACGGTCTATATCGACTACAACGGTGATGGTTTCGGGGGAAACTCATTGCTTTATATCCCGACTGAAGACGAACTGCAGAAGATGGACTTCAAGACGGAAGAAGACCGTCAGAAGTTTAACGAGTGGATCGAAGGCGACAGCTATGCAAAGAAACATCGTGGAGCGTACGCCATGCGTAACTCCAATTCGGCTCCGTGGGAAAACCGGGTCGACCTGCATGTGGCGCAGGATATTTTCGTACTGAAAGACCGTGGCAGCAAATTTCAGGTGACATTCGACGTTACGAACTTTGCCAACATGTTGAATAAGAAATGGGGAACCACTTACACCGCTGCCTATAATGTAATGCCTTTGCAGGTAATCGGGAATAAGAAGGGGGAAGATGGCAACTATACAAACACGTATGCTTATAATTCGAGGAATACGATTACCAAGAATGATATCTTGTCCCGCTGGCATGCCCAGATTGGTTGTAAATATATTTTCTAA
- a CDS encoding SDR family NAD(P)-dependent oxidoreductase, which translates to MADNYLEKKYEEYKSRKEGHASRPYNSRKAASHHKTRRVFVTGGAEGIGKAIVKTFRSAGHRVAFCDVGEAAGKETALQTGTSFFHVDVSDREALENCMQQIFEEWGDIDIVINNAGISCFSPITETSVEDFDRILSINLRPAFITSRRLAIHRQSQESPNPFGRIVNICSTRYLMSEPGSEGYAASKGGIYSLTHALALSLAEWHITVNSISPGWIETRDYEQLRPEDHAQHPSGRVGRPEDIARMCLFICQEENDFMNGENVTIDGGMTKKMIYLE; encoded by the coding sequence ATGGCAGACAATTATCTGGAAAAGAAATACGAAGAATACAAATCCCGCAAGGAGGGACACGCTTCCCGCCCATACAACAGCAGGAAAGCAGCCTCCCACCACAAAACCAGGAGAGTCTTTGTGACAGGAGGGGCGGAAGGTATAGGCAAAGCGATTGTAAAAACGTTCCGTTCCGCCGGACACCGCGTGGCGTTCTGCGACGTGGGAGAGGCGGCTGGTAAAGAGACGGCGTTGCAGACCGGAACCTCTTTTTTTCATGTCGATGTAAGCGACCGGGAAGCACTGGAAAACTGTATGCAGCAGATCTTCGAGGAATGGGGCGATATCGATATCGTGATCAACAATGCGGGAATCAGTTGTTTCTCCCCGATCACAGAGACCAGTGTGGAAGATTTCGACCGGATATTGTCCATCAACCTGCGCCCGGCTTTCATCACTTCACGCAGATTGGCCATTCACCGCCAGTCACAGGAATCACCCAATCCGTTCGGTCGGATCGTCAATATCTGCTCTACCCGCTACCTGATGAGCGAACCTGGCAGCGAAGGTTATGCGGCATCCAAAGGCGGCATCTATTCACTGACACACGCCCTTGCACTCTCGCTTGCCGAGTGGCATATCACAGTCAATTCGATCTCACCGGGCTGGATCGAGACGCGCGACTACGAACAACTCCGTCCGGAAGACCACGCCCAACATCCATCGGGGCGAGTAGGCCGCCCGGAAGACATCGCCCGTATGTGCCTGTTCATCTGCCAGGAGGAAAACGACTTTATGAACGGCGAGAACGTAACGATCGACGGAGGGATGACGAAGAAAATGATTTATCTCGAATGA
- a CDS encoding alkaline phosphatase family protein, with protein MYRFQTFILVSLFSIICLSIAGCTAHSKKERYVVVLSMDGFRSDYPLYAHTPTLDSLARVGVKAAFRPSFPSVTFPNHYSMATGLHPDHHGLVNNFFYAPDLDSVYVMGNPNPAFFGGEPIWNTAEKQGVRTASFYWVGSEYPIQGRQPSIWKPFDKNVPFSDRADSVIAWLQLPEEVRPHLIMWYMEEPDGIGHKATPDSSATLSTVEHLDRILGDFFAKARRLDIFDLIDFIVLSDHGMATYYPENYVNLNDYLPRDSFDYVFDGVPTLLYPKPTYTDSAYAILKCVPHVTVWRKNEIPEKFVYGKNPRIGDLFVLPDIGTYLQFRPESRPIFAATHGYDNFAPEMEAIFYAAGPSFKQNVELPVMANVNLYLIIARLLDLQPAPNDGDSVVVSTLFR; from the coding sequence ATGTACAGATTCCAGACATTCATATTAGTAAGTCTCTTTTCGATAATCTGTTTGTCGATAGCCGGATGTACGGCTCACTCGAAGAAGGAACGCTATGTCGTAGTCCTGTCTATGGACGGTTTTCGTTCGGATTATCCGTTGTATGCACATACGCCGACGCTCGATTCGTTGGCTCGAGTTGGGGTGAAAGCGGCTTTTCGTCCCAGTTTTCCGAGTGTGACTTTTCCGAACCATTACAGTATGGCGACAGGCTTGCATCCGGATCATCACGGATTGGTGAATAATTTCTTTTATGCTCCCGATCTGGATAGTGTTTATGTGATGGGAAATCCGAATCCAGCCTTTTTCGGAGGAGAGCCGATCTGGAACACGGCGGAAAAGCAGGGGGTCCGAACCGCCTCGTTCTATTGGGTTGGTAGTGAATATCCGATACAGGGACGCCAGCCTTCCATCTGGAAGCCGTTCGATAAGAATGTCCCTTTTTCTGACAGGGCAGATTCGGTGATTGCCTGGTTGCAGCTGCCTGAGGAAGTTCGCCCGCATCTGATCATGTGGTATATGGAAGAACCGGACGGGATCGGGCATAAGGCAACTCCCGATTCGTCGGCAACTCTTTCAACGGTTGAACATTTGGACCGGATATTAGGTGACTTTTTTGCTAAAGCCCGTAGACTGGATATCTTTGACCTGATTGATTTTATCGTCCTGTCCGATCATGGTATGGCGACTTATTATCCGGAGAATTATGTGAACCTGAATGACTATCTGCCTCGTGACAGTTTCGATTATGTTTTCGACGGAGTGCCGACTTTGCTTTATCCGAAACCGACTTATACGGATAGCGCTTATGCGATCCTGAAGTGTGTACCTCATGTAACGGTTTGGAGAAAGAACGAGATTCCGGAAAAGTTCGTGTATGGGAAGAATCCACGTATAGGTGATCTGTTCGTATTGCCGGATATCGGGACGTATCTGCAATTCCGCCCTGAATCACGTCCTATATTTGCGGCTACACATGGATATGATAATTTTGCTCCGGAAATGGAGGCTATCTTCTATGCGGCAGGACCTTCTTTCAAACAGAATGTCGAGCTACCGGTGATGGCGAATGTCAATTTGTATCTGATAATTGCCCGCTTGCTGGATCTGCAGCCGGCTCCTAATGACGGAGATAGCGTGGTTGTTTCAACATTGTTCAGATAG
- a CDS encoding tetratricopeptide repeat protein: MEFQLDTDNKEFQDALQLITHTRQSVFLTGKAGTGKSTFLKYICAHTKKKYVVLAPTGIAAINAEGVTLHSFFKLPFRPMLPDDPDLSLKNGRIFEFFKYRKEHRKLISEVELIIIDEISMVRADIIDCVDRILRVFSGNMRLPFGGKQLLFVGDVFQLEPVVPSDQKEILSLFYASPFFFSARVFKDINLVPIELQKVYRQTDPVFINILDRIRSNAARKQELDTLNARYFPDFTPRNEDMYITLATRRDQVDFINERKLKELPGEEFVFHGKIEGDFPESSLPTQLNLSIKEQAQVIFIDNDYERRWVNGTIGMVSGIDENGNVYVLLEDGREYLVEPTSWRNYKYKYNEKEKKVEEEIVGTFEQLPIRLAWAITVHKSQGLTFSRVVVDLTGGVFAGGQTYVALSRCTSLEGLVLKSRISPHDIFVRKEIVQFSQMFNDRQLIEKSLRESEAELLYARAAHSFKSGNVKETVEAFVAAVSKRNELEKPEVQRLLRMKLQTMNTGREQIKKLREEIHAQREIQKEYAHEYYLMGNECITKAHDLNAAIRSFDKALKLYPEFVDAWVRKGVTLLDLGDGFQAVTCLNEAVRLNPKSFKARYNRGKSYLQLKYYDEAVSDFMKAVDLKPKHAAAHEYLAEAFLHIGEEELARQHQDIADELRNENKN; the protein is encoded by the coding sequence TTGGAATTTCAGTTAGATACAGATAATAAGGAGTTTCAGGATGCCCTGCAACTGATCACTCATACACGCCAGTCCGTCTTCCTGACAGGGAAGGCCGGGACGGGTAAATCCACGTTCTTGAAATACATCTGCGCACATACGAAAAAGAAATATGTTGTATTGGCACCGACAGGTATAGCGGCGATTAATGCGGAAGGGGTGACGCTTCATTCTTTTTTTAAATTACCCTTTCGCCCGATGTTGCCCGATGATCCTGATTTGAGTCTGAAGAACGGACGTATTTTTGAGTTCTTCAAATACAGGAAAGAACATCGGAAGTTGATTTCGGAAGTGGAATTGATCATTATCGACGAGATTTCGATGGTGCGGGCAGATATCATCGATTGTGTTGACCGGATCTTACGTGTCTTTTCCGGTAATATGCGTTTGCCGTTCGGAGGCAAGCAATTGCTGTTTGTCGGCGATGTCTTCCAGTTGGAGCCGGTGGTCCCTTCCGACCAGAAGGAAATATTAAGTCTCTTCTATGCCAGCCCGTTCTTCTTTTCGGCCCGTGTCTTCAAGGATATAAATCTGGTCCCGATAGAATTGCAGAAAGTGTACCGGCAGACAGATCCGGTATTTATCAATATTTTGGACCGTATTCGTAGCAATGCCGCCCGGAAACAGGAGTTGGATACTCTGAATGCTCGTTATTTCCCGGATTTTACTCCTCGGAACGAAGATATGTATATTACGCTTGCCACCCGGCGGGATCAGGTGGATTTTATCAATGAACGGAAGTTGAAGGAATTGCCTGGTGAAGAGTTTGTCTTTCACGGCAAGATCGAAGGTGATTTTCCCGAATCGTCTTTACCGACACAATTGAACCTGTCCATCAAGGAGCAGGCCCAGGTCATCTTTATCGATAATGATTATGAACGTCGTTGGGTCAATGGTACGATCGGTATGGTGTCGGGGATCGACGAGAATGGAAATGTCTACGTCCTGTTGGAGGATGGGAGGGAATATCTGGTCGAACCGACTTCCTGGCGCAACTATAAATATAAGTACAATGAAAAGGAGAAAAAGGTCGAAGAGGAAATTGTCGGTACTTTCGAGCAGTTGCCGATTCGTCTTGCCTGGGCGATCACCGTGCATAAGAGCCAGGGGTTAACGTTCAGCCGTGTTGTGGTAGATTTGACAGGCGGCGTGTTTGCAGGCGGCCAGACATATGTCGCATTAAGCCGTTGTACGTCTCTGGAAGGGCTGGTGCTGAAAAGTAGGATTTCTCCGCATGACATTTTTGTGCGGAAAGAAATTGTCCAGTTCAGCCAGATGTTTAATGACCGGCAACTGATTGAAAAAAGTTTGCGTGAAAGTGAGGCGGAATTGTTGTATGCACGTGCCGCCCATAGTTTTAAATCCGGCAATGTGAAAGAGACAGTTGAGGCCTTCGTGGCTGCCGTCAGTAAGCGGAATGAGTTGGAAAAACCGGAAGTACAACGATTGCTCCGTATGAAATTGCAGACTATGAACACCGGGCGGGAACAGATCAAAAAACTCAGGGAGGAGATACACGCCCAGCGGGAGATTCAGAAAGAATATGCCCATGAATACTATTTGATGGGGAATGAATGTATCACGAAAGCCCACGATCTGAATGCGGCTATCCGCTCTTTCGACAAGGCGCTCAAGCTTTATCCTGAGTTTGTGGATGCTTGGGTGCGTAAAGGAGTGACTCTTCTCGATTTGGGTGACGGCTTCCAGGCGGTTACTTGTCTGAACGAAGCTGTGCGGCTGAATCCGAAATCATTTAAAGCGCGTTATAATCGTGGAAAATCTTATCTTCAACTGAAATATTATGACGAGGCCGTTTCTGACTTTATGAAAGCTGTCGACTTGAAGCCGAAGCACGCTGCAGCCCATGAATATCTTGCCGAAGCATTTCTTCATATAGGGGAGGAAGAGCTGGCGCGACAGCATCAGGATATTGCCGATGAGCTTCGCAACGAAAATAAAAATTAA
- a CDS encoding Arc family DNA-binding protein, protein MAKKENGNATKSFILRVDAEMMEAIEAWAVDEFRSTNGQIQYILDQALRKAGRIKKKRKPKSEEKDKE, encoded by the coding sequence ATGGCCAAAAAGGAAAATGGAAATGCGACCAAGAGTTTCATATTGCGTGTGGACGCAGAAATGATGGAAGCAATCGAAGCTTGGGCTGTCGATGAATTTCGGAGCACAAACGGCCAGATACAATACATTTTGGATCAAGCCTTACGCAAGGCTGGACGGATCAAAAAGAAACGAAAACCAAAATCTGAAGAGAAAGATAAAGAGTAG
- a CDS encoding alcohol dehydrogenase, producing the protein MLAYTYLQKGKFGLREKPKPKITDARDAIVRVTLGSICTSDLHIKHGSVPRAVPGITVGHEMVGIVEEVGTNVTSVKPGDRVSVNVETFCGKCFFCHRGYVNNCTDPNGGWALGCRIDGGQAEYVRVPYAEQGLNRIPDTVSDEQALFVGDVLATGFWATRISEITEEDTVLIIGAGPTGICTLLCSILKNPKHIIVCEKSPERVRFIREHYPDILITTPDNCKEFVLENSDHGGADVVLEVAGTEDSFRMAWECARPNAIVTIVALYDKPLIFPLPDMYGKNLIFKTGGVDGCDCAEILRLIEEGKIDTTPLITHRFALNEIEEAYRVFENKLDGVIKIAIY; encoded by the coding sequence ATGCTGGCATATACATATCTTCAAAAGGGTAAATTCGGTTTAAGAGAAAAACCGAAACCTAAAATTACGGATGCCCGGGATGCGATCGTACGTGTGACCCTCGGTAGCATCTGCACCAGTGACCTGCACATCAAGCATGGAAGTGTACCGCGTGCGGTACCCGGAATAACAGTCGGCCATGAAATGGTAGGTATCGTCGAAGAAGTGGGAACGAACGTCACATCAGTCAAACCTGGAGACAGAGTAAGTGTGAATGTCGAGACGTTCTGCGGGAAGTGCTTCTTTTGTCATCGCGGATATGTCAATAATTGCACCGATCCCAACGGGGGTTGGGCGTTAGGTTGCCGTATCGACGGAGGGCAGGCGGAATATGTCAGAGTACCCTATGCCGAGCAAGGCCTGAACCGTATTCCCGATACGGTCAGTGACGAGCAGGCGCTGTTTGTCGGAGACGTACTTGCCACAGGCTTTTGGGCCACTCGCATCTCGGAAATCACGGAGGAAGATACTGTCCTCATCATCGGTGCAGGGCCTACCGGAATTTGTACATTGCTCTGCTCGATACTGAAGAATCCGAAGCATATCATTGTCTGTGAGAAGTCTCCTGAAAGAGTTCGGTTTATCCGCGAACATTATCCTGATATATTGATCACGACTCCTGACAACTGTAAGGAATTTGTACTCGAAAACAGTGACCACGGCGGAGCAGATGTTGTTCTGGAAGTAGCAGGAACCGAAGACAGCTTCCGGATGGCGTGGGAGTGCGCTCGTCCAAATGCAATAGTCACGATCGTGGCTCTTTACGACAAGCCTTTGATTTTCCCTTTACCGGATATGTACGGAAAGAACTTGATTTTCAAAACTGGTGGAGTAGACGGTTGTGATTGTGCAGAGATTCTTCGGCTGATCGAAGAAGGCAAGATAGACACCACTCCCCTTATCACCCACCGCTTTGCACTGAACGAGATCGAGGAAGCCTATCGCGTTTTTGAAAACAAACTGGATGGTGTCATCAAAATTGCTATTTATTAA
- a CDS encoding HU domain-containing protein, whose amino-acid sequence MLRIVTHIERLLLVHDCVIVPKFGGFVLQAVPAVQHMEEHTFRPLRKEIGFNMTLQHNDGLLPESYMQMYAVSYRQAGLMLEEDVEDMKSTLKQYGKLSLGVLGSFSIGEEGQMIFHPGETDLFSVGSYGLPVFHFPALAPIEVEREEVALLTSKKARKDTLYIPISRKLLRTAAASAAAVALFLLVSTPVKDVNQEAYTASFVPTGMVVQKPVLSEVVLPGSIAAETKMKQEPSEEVMAREVKKVEPAPVSEKKAPQSKPVVAQPKKMYHIVIASFPSESQADEFIAGVDRNECKHVSKVVRDGKYRIYADKFDNREAAESYMRTLRSNPKYKDAWLFISR is encoded by the coding sequence ATGCTTAGAATTGTAACACATATTGAACGTTTGCTTTTGGTGCATGATTGTGTGATTGTACCGAAGTTCGGAGGTTTTGTTCTGCAGGCTGTTCCGGCTGTGCAGCATATGGAGGAACATACGTTTCGTCCTTTGAGAAAAGAGATCGGCTTCAATATGACGCTGCAACATAATGACGGACTTTTGCCTGAATCGTATATGCAGATGTATGCGGTGAGCTATCGTCAGGCCGGGCTGATGCTGGAAGAAGATGTGGAGGATATGAAGAGCACCCTGAAACAATATGGAAAGTTGTCATTAGGAGTGTTAGGCTCGTTCAGCATAGGAGAAGAGGGGCAGATGATTTTCCATCCGGGTGAAACCGATCTGTTCAGTGTCGGTTCGTATGGCTTGCCCGTTTTCCATTTCCCGGCTCTCGCACCGATAGAGGTGGAGCGGGAAGAAGTGGCTCTTCTTACATCCAAAAAAGCAAGGAAAGATACTCTTTATATTCCGATTAGTCGCAAACTTCTCCGTACGGCGGCGGCTTCGGCTGCTGCAGTGGCATTATTCCTGCTGGTTTCCACTCCGGTTAAAGATGTCAACCAAGAGGCTTATACAGCCAGTTTTGTTCCGACCGGGATGGTCGTGCAAAAACCGGTTCTTTCTGAAGTAGTTTTGCCCGGTAGTATTGCGGCAGAAACAAAAATGAAGCAGGAGCCGTCGGAAGAGGTGATGGCACGTGAAGTGAAAAAAGTTGAGCCGGCTCCGGTTTCGGAAAAGAAAGCGCCCCAGTCCAAGCCTGTGGTTGCCCAGCCTAAAAAAATGTATCATATCGTAATAGCCAGTTTTCCTTCAGAATCGCAGGCGGACGAATTTATTGCCGGTGTAGACCGTAACGAATGCAAGCATGTCAGCAAGGTTGTTCGCGACGGGAAGTATCGTATTTATGCGGATAAGTTCGATAATCGCGAAGCTGCGGAATCTTATATGCGGACTCTCCGTTCCAATCCGAAATATAAGGATGCGTGGTTGTTTATCAGCCGTTGA